The sequence ACGAAATCGTGGCTGAGGATGTGGCCGCCGAAAGGCTGCCGCCCGGGCAGCGCCGGCAGGCCGGCATGGTCGGCGAAGGCACGGGTGCGGATCACCGCGTTGTGGCCCCAGTAGTTGCTCTCCGCGCCGTGCCACCACGCCACGCCATAGGCAACCACCGGTCCGTACACGCGGCCACCGAACTGCTGCATGCGGGCAAACAGGGTGCGGCCGTTGACCACCACGGGCAGTGACTGGATCAGCCCCACGTCCTGGTGGCGTTCCATCGCCGCGCACAGGCGGATGATGGTGTCGCCGGTCATCAGGCTGTCGGCGTCCAGGATCAGCATCTGCGGATAGGCACCACCGAAGCGGCGCACCCAGTCGGCGATGTTGCCGGCCTTGCGCCCGCTGTTGTCGCCACGCCGGCGGTAGAAGATGCGACCGTGGCCCCCGGCGCGTTCGCACAGCTGGGCGTAGACGCGCTCCTCCTCGCGACCGACCTCTTCGCGACGGCTGTCACTGAGGATGAAGAAGTCGAACTGGTCGAGCTGGCCGGTAGCGGCGACCGACTCGTAGATCGCCTGGAGCCCGGCCATCAGCCGACCCGGCTCCTCGTGATAGGTCGGCATCAGCAGCGCGGTGCGCGTGGACAGCCGCGGCAATGGCTGGGCCGGATCGATACCGAGCTTGCGCAGGCCGCGCACCAGTGCCTGGAAACCGGCGAGCGAGCCGACGAAGGACAGCGCGACCCAGGCGAACAGCGGCACGAAGAACATCATCAGGCAGGCTTCGAGCACGGTGATGCCACCGACCGCCAGCACGTCCCACATCATCCACGACGCCATCGTGGTCATCACCAGGGTGCCGCCGAACACGAACAGTCGGCGCCAGAAGATCAGGCGCGGCGCGGTCGGCAACCGGCGGTTGTACAGCCTGCTCTCGCGCAGCGACTGCTCCGGCATTGGCAGCGGCGACTCAGGGGGCAGGACGGCGTGCCCCGCATCAGGCGTGGGGATTGCGGATTCACTCATGGGACGACCGCAGGCTCCTTGCAGAAGGACGGCATGGACCGCGGCGGCAGTGCCGGGCTCATCCAATTCAGGTTAGTTGAAAAACGCGGCGGCGGTGCGAAGACACCACCGCAGATTGTCGATGTCGCCACACAGGGCCAGGCATTTTCCCACTCCGCGCGACATCGGGCGCAGTGAACTACTTAGTTTTGTGATCACCTCAGCGCCATTCCTTCACCTCGTTCACCGTATGTTCGGGGCCCCGATCAAAGGTGGTGAGGAGAGCAATGCAAATGGGCACGCGGGCCGCCCCGATGGTTTTGGACGTGGAAGCCGAACTGGCCTACTGGCGTGCCGAACATGCTGCCGGGCGCCTGGGCAAGCATGGCTTCGGCACCTATGCGCTCGCGGTCAAGAGCGCGTGCGATGTCTGGCTGCACACACCACGCGCCAATGAGGAGCGTCGCCTGGAAACACTGCGCGAACGCTACGAACTCAACGTCATGAGCCGCCTGCAGTGGGATGAGGCAGCGGATCTGGCAAAGCGGGTATGGCGCCATCTCGGCGCAGACGCCTGAGCCAGGAAGCAGAAACCGTCGCAGCCGAGCCAAGGTGCCGGCTGCGGCAATGCCTGAAGTGCTTCAACGCGAGTGGAAGGACATGGGCCCACCAGCAACCACATACATGCTGCAACTACTTGTAATTACTAATTTTTCAAGCGCGGCGAAGAATCAAAGACTCACTAATTGACTCACTTTCCACTGGCTCGTACCAGACGACTCTGGACAGCGCCAGACAGCGCTCAGCAGAAATGACGGGAGGTAGTAGTATTACTAACAACCATCTGATCAAGACCCAGCCCTCGGCTGCGGCCTA is a genomic window of Stenotrophomonas sp. Marseille-Q4652 containing:
- the mdoH gene encoding glucans biosynthesis glucosyltransferase MdoH, with product MSESAIPTPDAGHAVLPPESPLPMPEQSLRESRLYNRRLPTAPRLIFWRRLFVFGGTLVMTTMASWMMWDVLAVGGITVLEACLMMFFVPLFAWVALSFVGSLAGFQALVRGLRKLGIDPAQPLPRLSTRTALLMPTYHEEPGRLMAGLQAIYESVAATGQLDQFDFFILSDSRREEVGREEERVYAQLCERAGGHGRIFYRRRGDNSGRKAGNIADWVRRFGGAYPQMLILDADSLMTGDTIIRLCAAMERHQDVGLIQSLPVVVNGRTLFARMQQFGGRVYGPVVAYGVAWWHGAESNYWGHNAVIRTRAFADHAGLPALPGRQPFGGHILSHDFVEAALMRRGGWSTHMVPYLGGSYEEGPPTLTDLLVRDRRWCQGNLQHSKVVGASGLHWISRMHMLCGIAHYFTAPMWAMLMLIGIAIPLQQGGIDLAQALHLPFSPVHYWRHEDQAGVVWVFAVTMAVLLAPKAMGYIALLLAPAERRGCGGGLRALLGVLLETLLAALMAPIVMYLQSRGVAEVLAGKDSGWDAQQRDDGTVPWWALVRSYGGLSLFGVLAGGMAYAVSPSLAAWMSPVVIGMVLAIPVVKLTSSRAAGQWLARHRVLTIPEEHDPPRLLLRAAELRRQAAEAMAGPAQ